The sequence TTTAAATGTCGGTAATTAAAAGACTTCAAAGAACTGGAATTAAAAATGAACAAAACAGTTATGTACGGTATAAAAAACTGCGACACCATCAAAAAAGCTAAAAAGTGGCTAGAAGCCAATGATATTGCATTTGAGTTTCATGATTATCGTGTACAAGGTTTAACAAGCGAGATGTTAGTTGAGTTTGAAGCTGCATTTGGCTGGGAACTGTTATTAAACAAACGAGGCACAACGTATCGCCAACTAACTCAAGCGCAAAAAGATGGCTTAAATAAAGACACTGCGCTTGAATTATTAGTGGAGTTCCCAGCAATGATTAAACGTCCATTATTAGTGCATAACGATGCCGCTCATTTAGCTTTTAAAGACGCGCAATATAAAGAGATCTTTAATAAATGACCTCACCTGTTATCGCTTTAGCGCAAGCACTTATTCAGCGCCCTTCAGTGACCCCATTAGATGAAGGCTGTCAGCAATTAATGGCTGAGCGTTTAACTAATGTCGGTTTTAATATCGAAAACATGTTTTTTGTCGATACCCAAAATATGTGGGCCAGAAAAGGTGATAAGTCACCTGTTTTTTGTTTTGCAGGTCATACAGATGTCGTGCCAACAGGGCCAGAAAATGAATGGCAAATCCCCCCTTTTAGCGGCGAAATTAAAGAAGGCTATTTGCATGGTCGTGGCGCTGCTGATATGAAAGGGTCTTTGGCTGCTATGGTTGTCGCAACAGAACGTTTTATTGCTAAATATCCAGATCATAAGGGCTCAATTGCATTTTTAATTACGTCTGACGAAGAAGGTCCATTTATTAATGGCACAACTCGTGTGATTGATGAGCTGGAAAAGCGTAACGAAAAAATGGATATGTGCCTCGTTGGTGAACCCTCTTCTACCAAAGTTTTAGGTGATGTTGTTAAAAATGGTCGCCGTGGTTCATTAACCGGCTTTTTAACTGTAAAAGGTGTTCAAGGCCATGTGGCTTACCCGCAACTTGCTCTAAATCCAATCCATTTAGCTGCGCCTATTATTGAAGAATTAACCAATACCCATTGGGATTCAGGTAATGCATACTTTCCTGCCACCAGCTTTCAAGTTTCTAATATCAATGGCGGCACAGGTGCAGGTAATGTGATACCAGGCTCTATAGAGGTTCAATTTAACTTTAGATTCAGTACTGAAGTGACAATGGAAATTCTACAAACGAAAGTAAATGAGATCATAAAAAAACATAATGTGAATTATGAGTTAAACTGGGTAAGAAATGGCTTACCGTTTTTAACTGATAGCGGACCATTAGTAGATGCGACTGTAAAAGCAATTAAGCATATTCAAAATATAGATACTTCGCTAGAAACATCAGGTGGTACTTCTGATGGTCGATTTATTGCTCAAACTGGCGCGCAAGTAATAGAATTAGGACCTTGTAATGCCACTATTCATAAAGTTGATGAATGTGTAAAAGCAGATGATCTTGAGATACTAACAGATGTTTATGAACAAATTTTAATTGAGACTTTAACATGATGTTTTCATCTGAAATTTTAA is a genomic window of Pseudoalteromonas sp. '520P1 No. 423' containing:
- a CDS encoding ArsC family reductase, whose amino-acid sequence is MNKTVMYGIKNCDTIKKAKKWLEANDIAFEFHDYRVQGLTSEMLVEFEAAFGWELLLNKRGTTYRQLTQAQKDGLNKDTALELLVEFPAMIKRPLLVHNDAAHLAFKDAQYKEIFNK
- the dapE gene encoding succinyl-diaminopimelate desuccinylase; the encoded protein is MTSPVIALAQALIQRPSVTPLDEGCQQLMAERLTNVGFNIENMFFVDTQNMWARKGDKSPVFCFAGHTDVVPTGPENEWQIPPFSGEIKEGYLHGRGAADMKGSLAAMVVATERFIAKYPDHKGSIAFLITSDEEGPFINGTTRVIDELEKRNEKMDMCLVGEPSSTKVLGDVVKNGRRGSLTGFLTVKGVQGHVAYPQLALNPIHLAAPIIEELTNTHWDSGNAYFPATSFQVSNINGGTGAGNVIPGSIEVQFNFRFSTEVTMEILQTKVNEIIKKHNVNYELNWVRNGLPFLTDSGPLVDATVKAIKHIQNIDTSLETSGGTSDGRFIAQTGAQVIELGPCNATIHKVDECVKADDLEILTDVYEQILIETLT